In the genome of Spirochaetia bacterium, one region contains:
- a CDS encoding Nif3-like dinuclear metal center hexameric protein, with product MKQSKLVAYLDDYLCIKDFEGVDISLNGLQVGGEEKEISHVAFAVDACRQSIERAIVSGADMLVVHHGLFWGKPIALVGSHGKRVKAMLDGNLDLYAAHLPLDAHPEVGNNIAMAKVLGLEGIEPFSLYKGKAIGVVGMLKTPDDLDGIAEKLGFSDPKKLDFNKGPIRKVAIVSGEGADDIYEAKATGCDLLITGESRHSTYHWCEEEEISMLCGGHYATEVFGVKELALHLMNELQLVVSFIDVPTGL from the coding sequence TTTCCCTCAATGGTCTTCAAGTCGGAGGTGAGGAAAAGGAAATCTCCCATGTTGCCTTTGCTGTCGATGCCTGTCGTCAGTCCATTGAGCGGGCTATTGTGAGCGGTGCAGATATGTTGGTCGTCCATCATGGGCTGTTCTGGGGTAAGCCTATAGCCTTGGTCGGTTCACATGGGAAAAGGGTCAAGGCGATGCTTGATGGTAATCTTGATCTTTACGCTGCACATCTTCCCCTTGATGCCCATCCTGAAGTCGGAAACAATATCGCCATGGCCAAGGTCCTTGGACTTGAGGGGATTGAGCCTTTTTCCCTTTACAAAGGAAAAGCCATAGGTGTCGTAGGTATGCTGAAAACTCCTGATGACCTTGATGGGATTGCAGAAAAACTTGGTTTTTCTGATCCGAAAAAACTTGATTTCAACAAGGGACCGATCAGAAAGGTTGCGATTGTCAGCGGTGAGGGAGCTGATGATATCTATGAAGCAAAAGCAACTGGTTGTGACCTGTTGATTACCGGTGAATCCCGCCATAGTACCTATCATTGGTGTGAGGAAGAAGAAATATCCATGCTTTGCGGAGGACATTACGCTACTGAGGTTTTTGGAGTCAAGGAATTGGCTTTGCACCTTATGAATGAATTGCAGCTGGTTGTCAGTTTCATTGATGTACCTACCGGACTCTAG